The Sulfuriferula thiophila genome window below encodes:
- a CDS encoding Eco57I restriction-modification methylase domain-containing protein: protein MIQASFTLRGRNPDVLTCIANLSNDEVFTPPEFANRMLDTLAEAWAASNNGANIWADKTVKFLDPFTKTGVFLREITSRLNKGLADEMPNLEERVNHILTQQVFGIGITHLTSLLARRSVYCSKRANGSHSIAKGFDSEAGNIWFERTEHTWANSKCTFCGTSQAVLDRGEALETHAYAFIHADNIKTRMNELFGGNMQFDVIIGNPPYQLDDGGFGKSAAPIYQLFVEQAKKLEPRYLSLVIPARWFAGGKGLDEFREAMLADNRLRSIDDYLSAADVFPGVGLKGGVCYFLWERDNPGLCRVTTRFKDWPDSTATRQLLEKGADVFIRFNEGLSILKKVVSVETGQSETLLLPESKRFDRLVSSRKPFALETTFKGKATKRAGDVLIYQNGGTGYVARNSVPSGTELIDKWKIYIGRAAPGTGNRDTYPHRILSTPFIGEPGSICSETYLCIGPLDSKSEAESVLSYLTCRLTRLLILLHKPSQDTTRKVYTFVPTQDWTKQWTDADLYAKYDLTVSEIAFIEKIVRPMDLASDFLEDVTVVEEDE from the coding sequence ATGATACAGGCGAGCTTCACTCTGCGAGGTCGCAATCCTGATGTACTGACCTGCATTGCCAATCTTTCCAACGACGAGGTATTCACCCCGCCAGAGTTCGCCAACAGGATGCTGGATACTCTCGCCGAGGCGTGGGCGGCCAGCAACAACGGGGCGAACATCTGGGCGGACAAAACCGTGAAGTTCCTCGACCCGTTCACCAAGACGGGCGTATTCCTGCGAGAAATTACTAGCCGACTGAACAAAGGTCTTGCAGACGAAATGCCGAACCTTGAAGAAAGAGTCAATCACATCCTGACGCAGCAAGTGTTTGGTATTGGCATAACGCATCTCACCAGCCTGCTTGCCCGCCGGAGTGTGTATTGCTCGAAGCGTGCCAACGGATCGCACTCCATCGCCAAGGGCTTTGACAGCGAGGCAGGCAATATCTGGTTTGAGCGTACCGAGCACACCTGGGCCAACAGCAAATGCACCTTTTGCGGCACTAGCCAAGCGGTGCTGGATCGCGGCGAGGCGCTGGAAACTCACGCTTACGCGTTCATTCACGCAGATAATATCAAGACTCGAATGAACGAGTTGTTTGGAGGCAATATGCAGTTCGATGTCATCATTGGAAATCCGCCGTATCAGTTGGACGATGGAGGCTTTGGCAAGAGTGCCGCACCGATTTATCAGTTGTTTGTGGAACAGGCCAAGAAGCTCGAACCGCGTTATCTATCTTTGGTAATTCCAGCGCGTTGGTTCGCTGGCGGCAAAGGCCTCGATGAATTCAGAGAGGCTATGCTTGCCGATAATCGCTTGCGCTCTATTGATGACTACCTCAGTGCGGCGGATGTATTTCCGGGCGTGGGTCTCAAAGGTGGCGTGTGTTACTTCCTATGGGAACGGGACAACCCCGGCCTCTGCCGCGTGACCACCCGCTTTAAGGATTGGCCTGACTCGACCGCCACGCGACAGTTGCTTGAAAAAGGCGCGGATGTGTTCATTCGATTCAACGAAGGACTGTCGATTCTCAAGAAGGTTGTTTCTGTCGAAACAGGGCAATCTGAAACTCTCTTGCTCCCAGAAAGTAAGCGATTTGATCGGCTCGTCAGCTCCAGAAAGCCGTTCGCACTTGAAACAACTTTCAAGGGCAAGGCAACAAAGCGCGCTGGTGATGTGCTCATCTACCAGAACGGCGGGACAGGGTACGTCGCCAGAAACTCCGTGCCGTCCGGTACTGAACTCATCGACAAGTGGAAAATTTACATCGGCCGCGCTGCGCCCGGCACCGGCAATCGTGACACCTATCCGCATCGCATCCTCAGTACGCCCTTCATTGGTGAGCCGGGCAGCATCTGTTCCGAAACGTATTTGTGCATCGGCCCGCTCGATTCCAAGAGCGAGGCAGAGAGTGTTTTGTCCTACCTCACCTGTCGGCTGACGCGCCTGCTGATTCTTCTGCACAAACCTTCGCAAGACACCACGCGCAAGGTTTATACCTTCGTGCCCACGCAGGATTGGACTAAACAGTGGACGGACGCTGATCTCTACGCCAAATACGACCTGACGGTCAGTGAGATTGCCTTCATTGAAAAGATAGTCCGCCCGATGGATCTCGCCAGTGATTTTCTCGAAGATGTCACGGTAGTCGAAGAAGATGAGTAA
- a CDS encoding GIY-YIG nuclease family protein, translating to MSKTIEDILAPKPEARPRIYAYTIDDKAHKGLLKVGQTTRNVKQRIAEQVKTAAIKNYKIELDESAERDDCSLFSDHDVRAALVRKGFENVELEWMRCSVKDVKTVLAELRTGQKFTGTHHETFPMRREQFDAVNKTFDYYKSIWAENKNAVPRFLWNAKMRFGKTFTTYQLAKKLKAKRVLVLTFKPAVEDAWQSDLESHVDFDGWQYLSKSSGGDPTQINSKKPVVYFGSFQDLLGRDAVGNIKPKNEWLHTVNWDLVVFDEYHFGAWRETAKELFEGEEEVVAKKESALEYAADLRDVNEDLSVLSEKETEFLPITTRAYLYLSGTPFKALSTGEFIEEQIFNWTYTDEQRAKEAFAATNPNQRNPYAAMPQMRLLTYQMPDELLAIASGGEFDEFDLNEFFAATGTGKTAKFKHKNDVQKWLDIIRGGYAPKSVEHLKTGTRPPFPYSDVRVLPYLQHAFWFLPNVAACHAMGNLLAEKHNVFWHDYEVVVAAGASAGIGLEALPPVRKAIGSGFDTKTITLSCGKLTTGVTVSQWSSILMLRNLKSPETYFQAAFRVQSAWSIKNPNGDNPNEEEILKPVCFVFDFAPTRALRQLSEYGIGLSPNEPNPENAVKELVSFLPVLAYDGANMTQIDAGGILDIAMAGTSATLLARKWESAMLVNVDNDTLRRILDNVEAMAAVERIEGWRALGDNVIETIINKSEKVKELKNKAKDNDLSAKEKKELSDEEKEYKSKRKLVQEKLIKFATRIPAFMYLTDFRENTLQDVITKLEPDLFLAVTGLTVKDFHLLVRLKVFNTEQMNQAVFAFRRYEDASLRYTGIESHEGLRHYGLYDTVVAKY from the coding sequence ATGAGTAAGACCATCGAGGACATCCTCGCGCCCAAGCCAGAAGCCCGTCCTCGCATTTACGCCTACACGATTGACGACAAGGCACACAAAGGTCTGCTCAAGGTGGGGCAGACGACGCGCAATGTGAAGCAACGCATCGCGGAGCAGGTTAAGACCGCCGCCATCAAGAACTACAAAATCGAGTTGGATGAATCCGCCGAGCGCGACGACTGCTCCCTCTTCAGCGATCACGATGTGCGCGCGGCGCTCGTGAGGAAGGGTTTCGAGAACGTCGAATTGGAGTGGATGCGTTGCTCGGTCAAGGACGTGAAGACCGTGCTCGCCGAGCTGCGCACCGGCCAGAAATTCACGGGTACGCATCACGAAACTTTCCCGATGCGCCGGGAGCAGTTTGATGCCGTGAACAAGACCTTTGACTATTACAAGTCGATCTGGGCCGAAAACAAGAATGCCGTTCCGCGTTTTCTGTGGAACGCGAAGATGCGCTTTGGCAAGACCTTCACCACCTACCAGTTAGCGAAGAAACTGAAGGCCAAGCGCGTTCTAGTGCTGACGTTCAAGCCTGCGGTCGAGGATGCCTGGCAAAGCGACCTTGAATCGCATGTTGATTTTGATGGGTGGCAGTACCTGTCAAAATCCTCCGGTGGCGATCCGACGCAGATCAACTCGAAGAAGCCGGTGGTCTATTTCGGTTCTTTTCAGGACCTGCTTGGCCGTGACGCTGTGGGAAACATCAAGCCCAAGAACGAGTGGCTGCACACGGTGAATTGGGACCTTGTGGTGTTTGACGAGTACCACTTCGGTGCCTGGCGCGAGACCGCAAAAGAGCTGTTCGAGGGCGAGGAGGAGGTGGTTGCCAAGAAGGAGTCCGCCCTTGAGTACGCGGCAGACCTGCGGGACGTGAACGAGGACTTGAGCGTGCTCTCTGAGAAGGAGACCGAGTTTCTGCCCATCACCACACGGGCTTACCTGTACCTCTCCGGCACGCCGTTCAAGGCGCTGTCCACGGGGGAGTTCATCGAGGAGCAGATTTTCAACTGGACGTATACCGACGAACAGCGCGCCAAGGAAGCGTTCGCCGCTACAAATCCAAACCAGCGCAACCCCTACGCTGCGATGCCGCAGATGCGGCTATTGACGTATCAGATGCCGGACGAACTACTGGCCATTGCGAGCGGCGGCGAGTTTGACGAGTTCGACCTCAACGAGTTTTTCGCCGCGACCGGCACGGGCAAAACCGCGAAATTCAAGCATAAAAACGATGTGCAAAAGTGGCTGGACATCATCCGTGGGGGCTATGCGCCCAAATCGGTCGAGCATCTGAAGACCGGTACGCGGCCACCGTTTCCGTATTCGGATGTGCGCGTGCTGCCCTATTTGCAGCACGCGTTCTGGTTCCTGCCCAACGTCGCGGCCTGCCATGCGATGGGGAACCTGCTGGCTGAAAAGCACAATGTCTTTTGGCATGACTACGAGGTGGTCGTCGCCGCAGGTGCCTCGGCGGGCATTGGGCTGGAGGCGTTGCCGCCAGTGCGCAAAGCGATCGGGAGCGGATTCGACACCAAGACCATCACGCTCTCGTGCGGCAAGCTCACGACAGGCGTCACCGTGTCGCAGTGGTCGTCGATCTTGATGCTGCGCAATCTCAAGTCCCCCGAGACCTATTTTCAGGCCGCATTCCGCGTGCAGTCGGCGTGGTCGATCAAAAACCCCAACGGCGACAACCCGAACGAGGAGGAGATACTCAAGCCCGTCTGCTTCGTGTTCGACTTTGCGCCCACCCGCGCGCTGCGGCAACTCTCGGAGTACGGGATTGGCCTGTCGCCCAACGAGCCGAACCCGGAGAATGCGGTTAAGGAGCTCGTATCGTTTCTGCCTGTGCTGGCCTATGACGGCGCGAACATGACGCAGATTGACGCAGGGGGCATTCTCGACATCGCAATGGCGGGGACATCGGCCACGCTGCTGGCACGCAAGTGGGAGAGCGCAATGCTGGTGAACGTGGACAACGACACCTTGCGCCGCATTCTGGATAATGTCGAGGCGATGGCCGCCGTGGAGCGGATCGAAGGCTGGCGCGCGCTGGGTGACAACGTCATCGAGACCATCATCAACAAGAGCGAGAAGGTCAAGGAGCTCAAGAACAAGGCCAAGGACAATGACTTGTCAGCAAAGGAGAAGAAGGAACTCTCCGACGAAGAGAAAGAGTACAAGTCCAAACGCAAACTGGTGCAGGAGAAGTTGATTAAGTTCGCAACCCGCATTCCGGCATTTATGTACCTCACCGACTTCCGAGAAAACACGTTGCAGGATGTGATCACCAAGCTCGAACCGGACCTGTTTCTAGCTGTCACCGGTTTGACGGTCAAAGACTTTCACCTGCTCGTCCGTCTTAAGGTTTTCAATACTGAGCAGATGAACCAAGCCGTCTTTGCCTTTCGTCGTTACGAAGATGCATCACTTCGCTATACGGGAATCGAGAGCCATGAGGGCTTAAGACACTATGGACTATATGACACCGTGGTGGCAAAGTATTGA
- a CDS encoding type II toxin-antitoxin system HipA family toxin codes for MAATTTSLYVFAHIDGEFAPAGKLNLAEHDQQTAASTFTYGLRYIERPNAIEIDPVGLSLKPIENVTGKLLVPPNGLSFFGGIRDAAPDAWGRRLIEARLRVPANSLPESAYLLGAGSDRAGALDIRTSLDAPAQDSRGSAPSLEYLLEAAERVESGLPVPDRLSDIFIAGTGLGGMRPKVSIRDSEHHLWLAKFPSIGDSLIDIPLIEHATLRLAALAGLAVPETKIIRVLEKNVMLIRRFDRSWTTTDKPAEIRHHMISALTLLACEESDSPNKSYMDIVSAMRRYCGTAYLKADIAELYARMVFNILVSNDDDHLRNHAFLRDPGSGEWRLSPLYDVMPRAGLASERFLHLGVGAKGRLADLDNAYSAKERFGLLAPDACAIIDRVWRVVRQWQLHFEAFDVPAEQIARISPAFRHIDDVSSPELRKQL; via the coding sequence ATGGCCGCCACAACGACCAGTCTTTATGTTTTCGCACATATCGATGGTGAATTTGCACCTGCCGGGAAACTGAACCTCGCGGAGCATGATCAGCAAACGGCGGCATCAACCTTTACCTATGGCCTACGCTACATCGAACGCCCTAATGCAATCGAAATAGATCCCGTCGGATTAAGCTTGAAACCGATAGAAAACGTAACGGGCAAGCTGCTCGTGCCGCCTAACGGTCTGTCGTTTTTTGGCGGCATCCGCGATGCGGCGCCTGATGCATGGGGGCGCCGACTTATCGAAGCCCGGCTCCGTGTGCCGGCAAACAGCCTGCCGGAGTCTGCTTACCTGTTAGGGGCTGGCAGCGACCGCGCAGGCGCTCTGGATATTCGCACTTCGCTAGACGCACCGGCTCAAGACTCACGGGGATCGGCCCCATCACTTGAGTACCTGCTGGAAGCTGCAGAACGCGTTGAATCCGGACTGCCCGTCCCAGACAGATTATCGGATATATTCATCGCCGGCACCGGCCTGGGCGGAATGCGACCCAAAGTCAGCATTCGCGACAGCGAACATCATCTCTGGCTCGCCAAATTTCCCAGCATTGGCGACAGCCTGATTGATATCCCGCTAATCGAGCATGCCACCCTCCGGCTAGCCGCACTGGCAGGCTTAGCCGTACCGGAAACCAAAATAATCAGAGTACTGGAAAAAAATGTAATGTTGATACGCCGCTTCGATCGGTCATGGACAACAACAGACAAACCAGCAGAGATCAGACACCACATGATCAGTGCGCTGACCCTGCTGGCTTGCGAGGAATCGGACTCACCAAACAAAAGTTACATGGATATCGTCAGCGCCATGCGGCGTTACTGTGGCACGGCCTACCTCAAGGCCGACATAGCTGAACTATATGCCCGCATGGTTTTCAATATCCTGGTAAGCAACGACGACGACCATCTGCGCAACCATGCATTCCTGCGCGACCCCGGCTCGGGCGAGTGGCGACTCAGCCCCCTATATGATGTGATGCCGCGAGCCGGCTTGGCAAGCGAACGCTTCCTGCATCTCGGCGTCGGCGCCAAAGGACGACTCGCCGATTTGGATAACGCCTATTCGGCCAAAGAACGCTTCGGCTTGCTGGCCCCCGATGCATGCGCAATCATTGACCGGGTCTGGCGAGTAGTGCGTCAATGGCAACTGCACTTCGAGGCATTCGACGTACCGGCAGAACAGATAGCACGAATCTCCCCCGCATTTCGGCATATTGACGATGTGTCTAGCCCAGAATTGCGCAAACAACTTTAG
- a CDS encoding helix-turn-helix domain-containing protein: MRVTQSASLTPPLDKQAAQIGEALVRLRQARQVKQSDAALRAGISRATAQRLEHGDPGVALGGILRYLDAIAPGVTLLKLLTGEDPSLVAMEHKLRSQRVRGLTAAELRELDF, encoded by the coding sequence ATGCGCGTAACTCAATCAGCCAGCCTGACACCCCCCTTAGATAAACAAGCCGCCCAGATAGGCGAGGCTCTGGTGCGACTACGCCAAGCGCGTCAGGTTAAGCAGTCAGACGCTGCCTTGCGCGCAGGCATTTCACGCGCTACTGCACAACGACTGGAGCACGGCGACCCTGGAGTCGCCCTGGGAGGCATCTTGCGCTACCTCGATGCGATCGCCCCCGGCGTGACTTTACTAAAACTGCTCACCGGCGAGGATCCATCGCTGGTTGCTATGGAACATAAGTTACGCAGCCAGCGAGTACGCGGACTTACAGCCGCCGAGCTCAGGGAACTGGACTTTTAA
- a CDS encoding GNAT family N-acetyltransferase codes for MNTINTRIATLDDLEITATLFDAYRQFYEQTPDLPLATEFIRNRIQNNESVIILASNDNQHVIGFCQLYPTFCSVEAKPIYSLYDLFVVPEARRSGAGKILLQEAERLAAENGMARMDLTTAKTNKPAQAAYEKLGWIRDDVFYAYSKHIEI; via the coding sequence ATGAACACCATCAACACACGAATCGCAACACTAGATGACCTTGAAATCACGGCAACGCTGTTTGACGCCTATCGCCAGTTCTATGAGCAAACACCCGATTTGCCTTTAGCCACTGAATTTATTCGTAACCGCATCCAGAATAATGAGTCAGTCATCATTCTGGCCAGCAACGACAACCAGCACGTTATCGGTTTCTGCCAGCTCTACCCCACCTTCTGCTCAGTGGAAGCAAAGCCCATTTACTCGCTGTATGACTTGTTTGTAGTGCCTGAAGCCCGACGCTCAGGTGCAGGCAAGATTCTTTTGCAGGAAGCCGAGCGTCTTGCAGCCGAAAACGGCATGGCGCGTATGGATCTAACAACCGCAAAGACCAACAAACCCGCGCAAGCCGCCTACGAAAAACTCGGCTGGATTCGGGATGACGTGTTTTATGCGTACAGCAAACACATCGAGATTTGA
- a CDS encoding COG4705 family protein — protein sequence MNKLFNRVPEITLFFWVIKIMATTVGETAADFLSFTMKLGLINTSWVMSGLLVFALLVQFKLKRYVPISYWLVVVMVSVVGTLITDNLVDNLGVSLVTITVLFSIALAAVFALWYASEKTLSIHSIYTAKRELFYWAAILFTFALGTAAGDLVAEHLAVGYALSAVMFGAVIAIITLAHYRFKLNAVLAFWLAYILTRPFGASMGDLLSQPVNVGGLGLGTVGTSGVFLGAIVILIAYLTMQQKQQLLIADSAE from the coding sequence ATGAATAAGTTGTTTAACCGCGTGCCTGAAATTACCCTGTTTTTCTGGGTAATCAAAATCATGGCAACGACAGTCGGCGAAACCGCCGCGGATTTCCTGTCATTTACCATGAAGCTGGGGCTGATTAATACATCCTGGGTGATGAGTGGTTTGCTGGTGTTTGCGTTGCTGGTTCAGTTCAAATTAAAGCGTTATGTGCCCATTAGTTACTGGCTGGTGGTGGTCATGGTTAGTGTGGTCGGCACCCTGATTACGGATAACCTGGTGGATAATCTGGGCGTGAGTCTGGTTACAATTACCGTGTTATTCAGTATCGCTTTGGCTGCCGTGTTTGCGCTGTGGTACGCGAGTGAGAAAACCTTGTCGATACACAGCATTTACACCGCCAAACGTGAATTGTTTTACTGGGCAGCGATCTTGTTTACCTTTGCGCTGGGGACGGCGGCAGGTGATTTGGTGGCCGAGCATCTGGCAGTGGGGTACGCATTATCTGCGGTGATGTTTGGTGCTGTCATAGCCATAATCACGCTGGCTCATTATCGCTTTAAACTGAATGCGGTATTGGCATTCTGGCTGGCTTACATACTGACTCGCCCATTTGGCGCCTCCATGGGTGATTTGCTGTCGCAGCCTGTCAATGTGGGTGGCTTGGGTTTAGGGACTGTCGGAACCAGTGGCGTTTTTCTTGGCGCTATTGTTATTTTGATTGCATACTTAACCATGCAGCAAAAACAGCAACTGCTCATTGCCGATTCGGCTGAGTGA
- a CDS encoding response regulator — MRLLLVEDDAMIGESLHEALVSENYAVDWVRDGRSAELALDNGVYDLLLLDLGLPKKQGLQVLSEYRQRGGMLPVLIITARDATADRVSGLDAGADDYLVKPFDLDELFARVRALLRRQAGRAQPVIAYGGVTLNPASREVFLNGNVLNLSAREFALLQALLDPPERVLSLAELEEKLYGWDQEIGSNAVEVYIHHLRKKLGTDFIRNVRGVGYKVAAA; from the coding sequence ATGCGTTTACTGTTGGTAGAGGATGATGCAATGATAGGCGAGAGCCTGCACGAGGCGCTGGTCAGCGAAAACTATGCCGTGGACTGGGTGCGTGATGGGCGCAGTGCCGAGCTGGCGCTGGATAACGGTGTGTATGATCTGTTGCTGCTGGACCTGGGGTTGCCGAAGAAACAGGGCTTGCAGGTGTTAAGCGAGTATCGGCAGCGTGGCGGTATGTTGCCGGTGCTGATTATTACGGCGCGTGATGCCACGGCGGACAGGGTGAGCGGTCTGGATGCGGGGGCGGACGATTATCTGGTCAAACCGTTTGATCTGGATGAGCTGTTTGCCCGTGTGCGTGCGCTGTTGCGTCGTCAGGCGGGGCGTGCCCAGCCGGTAATTGCATATGGCGGGGTGACGCTCAACCCGGCAAGTCGGGAGGTGTTTCTGAATGGTAACGTGCTGAATTTGTCTGCGCGTGAGTTTGCCCTGTTGCAAGCCTTGCTCGATCCGCCCGAGCGGGTGCTGTCACTGGCCGAGCTGGAAGAAAAGCTCTACGGCTGGGATCAGGAAATCGGCAGCAATGCGGTCGAAGTCTACATACATCACCTGCGTAAAAAACTCGGCACCGACTTCATACGCAATGTGCGCGGTGTAGGTTATAAAGTGGCGGCAGCATGA
- a CDS encoding ATP-binding protein: MNSIRQRLLLWLIVGMLISTGIAGLSMYWLAQDEANELFDYQIKQIALSLPGRSQLPAVTAGDEDPEEDNVIQVWDAQGKLLFVSYPSRALPRYAATGLHTVNYQQQPWRLYSTQRRGQYIQVAQPMMVREELAAALAVRMLMPFFVLIPLLAGLIWWSVGRSLRPMQTVTTALATRHADAMQPLDETNLPQEIKPMVIALNQLLMRLNQAMQAQRAFVADAAHELRSPLTALKLQLQLTERAASDEQRAIAFTKLNQRLDRSIHLVQQLLTLARSEPRLEQANFVTVDLSALAQEVAQDFMPLAEAHQTDLQLEVQPDVLVLGQQADLRTLISNLVDNAIRYTPDAGQVRIYVSREAGQAVLRVMDNGSGIPAQERERVFDRFYRREGTEVTGSGLGLAIVRNIAEVHHAELGLSDNSNGSGLIVTVTF, from the coding sequence ATGAATTCGATCCGGCAACGCCTGCTGCTCTGGCTCATCGTCGGCATGCTGATCAGCACAGGCATCGCGGGCTTGAGCATGTACTGGCTGGCGCAGGATGAGGCGAATGAGCTATTCGATTACCAGATCAAGCAAATCGCGTTGTCATTGCCGGGTCGTAGTCAGTTGCCTGCGGTAACAGCGGGCGATGAAGATCCCGAGGAAGATAATGTTATTCAGGTGTGGGATGCCCAGGGCAAGCTGTTGTTCGTATCCTATCCGTCACGGGCTTTGCCCCGTTATGCCGCAACTGGCCTGCATACGGTGAATTACCAGCAGCAGCCCTGGCGGTTGTACAGCACACAGCGGCGTGGGCAATACATTCAGGTTGCGCAACCCATGATGGTGCGCGAGGAATTGGCGGCAGCACTGGCGGTGCGCATGCTGATGCCGTTTTTCGTGCTTATTCCGCTGCTGGCCGGGCTGATCTGGTGGTCAGTGGGACGCAGCTTGCGTCCCATGCAAACAGTTACCACCGCTTTAGCAACGCGGCATGCCGATGCCATGCAGCCGCTGGATGAAACCAATTTGCCGCAAGAAATTAAACCCATGGTCATTGCCCTCAATCAATTGCTCATGCGCTTGAATCAGGCCATGCAGGCGCAACGGGCATTTGTTGCCGATGCTGCACATGAGTTACGCAGTCCGTTGACCGCGCTTAAATTGCAGTTGCAATTGACTGAACGCGCTGCCAGCGACGAGCAACGGGCAATTGCGTTTACCAAGCTTAACCAGCGTCTGGATCGCAGTATTCATCTGGTGCAGCAGTTGCTGACGCTGGCGCGTAGCGAACCGCGTCTGGAGCAGGCGAATTTTGTAACCGTTGATTTAAGCGCATTGGCGCAGGAAGTCGCACAGGATTTCATGCCCCTGGCCGAGGCACATCAAACCGACTTGCAGCTTGAGGTGCAACCTGACGTTCTGGTGTTGGGGCAGCAGGCAGATTTGCGTACCCTGATCAGCAATCTGGTTGATAATGCCATTCGTTATACGCCTGATGCAGGGCAAGTCCGTATTTACGTCAGTCGTGAAGCAGGGCAAGCCGTGTTGCGCGTGATGGATAATGGCAGCGGCATTCCCGCGCAAGAACGGGAGCGTGTGTTTGATCGTTTCTATCGGCGCGAAGGCACGGAAGTAACCGGCAGTGGCCTGGGGCTGGCCATCGTGCGCAATATTGCCGAAGTGCATCATGCGGAACTAGGGCTGTCAGATAATTCAAATGGCTCGGGATTGATAGTGACGGTTACCTTTTAG